Proteins co-encoded in one Metabacillus sp. KUDC1714 genomic window:
- a CDS encoding methyl-accepting chemotaxis protein, whose amino-acid sequence MKRTLTWRLGLIIIGVIFSTLIITSITTYNTAYNSLYEAAGVEAYGCANITTGLLEARDLEDLLNGERTIEIGKKLNWTVNHKEIFESQYILSLDGEILALDDHLIKQGFSVGDQFQTDKEAIQMLIEMKHSTYSEIYEFGGMKRISGYAPIFKDHDPSKEIIAISVIDFNADIVKERTWTVVKDGLLLGFIPLIIAAIFTLYLIRKKTKPISILIERTRMIANGDITVYENNITSKDEVGDLAQNLEEMSTNLREIISTIKTTSNDLVSNVSDTSLSMNEISLALGHVSTNMDEVASRTSKSAEMTTEASNALMTLSKLIHSSKEKADISVESAEHTMTTAQQGIQKVHEIVERMNVIKKSTLDTQQIIGTLSTYTTEIQQITEAITTIASQTNLLALNATIEAARAGEHGKGFAVVADEVRKLAEQSNKEASEVDKLVSKITTSITNTVGCIEESRKHVEQGEQTVNETGEALENIRFAVKNIVEEIKGLSSLTHDEANTSEQIVQLVIHLEEANEHMSMNAQEVSAATEETTASIEEVAFRSTVINKMSNQLNTIVNRFKL is encoded by the coding sequence ATGAAGAGAACTCTAACATGGAGATTAGGATTAATCATTATTGGTGTTATTTTTTCAACATTAATCATTACTTCTATTACAACATATAATACAGCTTATAATAGTCTATATGAAGCAGCCGGGGTTGAGGCTTATGGATGTGCAAATATTACAACAGGTCTATTAGAAGCAAGGGATCTAGAAGATTTGCTAAATGGTGAACGCACTATAGAAATTGGAAAAAAGTTAAACTGGACAGTTAATCACAAAGAAATCTTTGAGAGTCAATATATCCTTAGCTTAGATGGGGAAATACTTGCTCTTGATGACCATTTAATAAAACAAGGGTTCTCTGTTGGCGATCAATTTCAAACGGATAAAGAAGCCATTCAAATGTTAATTGAAATGAAACATTCTACTTACTCAGAAATCTATGAGTTTGGTGGAATGAAGCGAATTTCAGGGTATGCGCCTATCTTTAAAGATCATGATCCTTCTAAAGAAATAATAGCCATTAGTGTTATTGATTTTAATGCGGATATTGTTAAAGAACGGACATGGACTGTTGTAAAGGATGGCCTATTATTAGGGTTTATTCCGTTAATAATCGCTGCTATCTTTACATTGTATCTTATTAGAAAAAAGACAAAGCCAATCTCTATACTGATTGAACGGACAAGAATGATTGCAAATGGCGATATTACCGTATACGAAAATAATATTACAAGCAAAGATGAAGTAGGAGATTTGGCTCAAAACCTTGAAGAAATGTCTACTAATTTAAGAGAGATTATTTCAACAATAAAGACTACTTCAAATGATCTCGTTTCAAATGTAAGTGATACATCTCTATCAATGAATGAAATAAGCCTAGCGCTTGGCCACGTATCAACAAATATGGATGAGGTTGCCTCTAGAACCTCAAAGAGTGCAGAAATGACAACAGAGGCTTCAAATGCTTTAATGACATTATCAAAGCTCATTCATTCATCTAAAGAGAAGGCTGACATTAGTGTTGAAAGTGCTGAACATACAATGACAACCGCACAGCAAGGGATACAAAAGGTACATGAAATTGTAGAACGGATGAATGTTATCAAAAAATCAACTCTTGATACACAGCAAATCATTGGAACACTAAGCACCTATACAACGGAAATTCAACAAATTACAGAAGCAATCACAACCATTGCTTCACAAACAAACCTCTTAGCGCTTAATGCAACAATTGAAGCAGCACGTGCAGGCGAGCATGGAAAAGGGTTTGCTGTCGTTGCTGATGAAGTTCGAAAATTAGCTGAGCAATCAAATAAGGAAGCTTCAGAAGTGGATAAGCTCGTTTCAAAAATCACAACAAGCATTACAAATACAGTAGGATGCATTGAAGAAAGTCGTAAACATGTCGAACAGGGGGAACAAACTGTAAATGAAACAGGAGAAGCACTTGAAAACATTAGATTTGCCGTGAAAAACATAGTTGAAGAGATCAAAGGACTCTCTTCCTTGACACATGATGAGGCGAATACATCCGAACAAATTGTTCAGCTTGTCATTCATCTAGAAGAAGCGAATGAACATATGTCTATGAATGCACAAGAGGTATCAGCTGCAACAGAAGAAACAACTGCTTCTATAGAAGAGGTTGCATTCCGTTCAACTGTCATTAATAAAATGTCTAATCAATTAAATACGATTGTAAATAGATTTAAACTATAA
- a CDS encoding DUF488 domain-containing protein: MPVTIKRIYDEVGKDDGVRVLVDRLWPRGLSKEKVKVDCWMEQVAPSTQLRKWFHHDPEKFCEFKERYKEELMNEKEKGLQLEELKSLVAEYRNVTLIYSAKDQRHNQAVVLKEILERQ; this comes from the coding sequence ATGCCAGTTACAATCAAACGTATTTATGATGAAGTGGGTAAAGATGATGGTGTCCGTGTGCTTGTAGATAGATTATGGCCAAGAGGTCTTTCAAAGGAAAAAGTAAAAGTTGACTGTTGGATGGAACAAGTAGCTCCATCAACTCAATTGCGTAAGTGGTTTCATCATGATCCGGAAAAATTTTGTGAATTTAAGGAGAGATATAAAGAGGAGCTAATGAATGAAAAAGAAAAAGGATTACAACTAGAAGAATTAAAGAGTCTAGTAGCAGAGTATAGAAATGTAACATTAATTTATTCTGCAAAAGATCAGAGGCATAATCAAGCAGTGGTTTTAAAGGAAATTTTAGAAAGGCAATAA
- a CDS encoding DHA2 family efflux MFS transporter permease subunit: protein MLLGSFVAILNQTLMNVALPEMMKDLDMSANTAQWLTTGYMLVNGVLIPVTAFLIERFTTRQLFLTSMGLFSAGTFICAIAPDFTILLTGRVVQAAGAGILMPLLMIVILTIFPIAKRGQAMGLIGLAMTFAPAIGPTLSGWIVQNYSWRVLFYIVLPIAIIDFLIAIVFLKNVTKQTYPKIDITGIILSTLGFGGLLYGFSSAGNSGWTSVEVISAIIIGIITLSLFIWRQMTVKNPMLEFRVFRYNMFTLTTIINAIITMAMFAGMILVPIYLQNIRGFTPLESGLLLLPGAILMGIMSPITGWIFDKVGARWLSVIGLAITTVTTWEFSELTDSTTYTFLLVIYTARMFGMSMLMMPIMTAGLNQLPQRLNAHGTAMSNTFKQISGALGTAFLVTVMSNQTEKHATEMATAAGVTPEATEQMGYILKEATIQGINDAFVVATYLSLIAVILAFFIKRVGPAEEDEKQEVVKEKRPQKVALNEG from the coding sequence ATGCTTTTAGGTTCATTTGTAGCTATTTTAAACCAAACGTTAATGAATGTGGCCTTACCAGAAATGATGAAAGACTTGGATATGTCTGCAAATACAGCACAGTGGTTAACGACAGGATATATGCTTGTGAATGGAGTGTTAATCCCTGTTACAGCCTTTTTGATTGAACGATTTACGACGAGACAGCTCTTTTTGACCTCAATGGGGTTATTTTCAGCTGGTACGTTCATTTGTGCGATTGCCCCTGATTTCACAATTCTTTTAACTGGGAGAGTTGTGCAGGCAGCAGGTGCAGGGATACTTATGCCATTATTAATGATCGTTATATTAACAATCTTCCCAATTGCCAAGCGCGGTCAAGCCATGGGGCTAATAGGATTAGCGATGACCTTTGCACCTGCTATTGGTCCAACACTTTCAGGTTGGATTGTCCAAAATTATTCATGGAGAGTATTATTCTATATCGTATTACCAATTGCTATTATCGATTTTCTTATAGCTATAGTCTTTCTCAAAAATGTAACGAAACAAACATATCCTAAGATTGATATTACGGGAATCATTCTTTCTACATTAGGTTTCGGAGGATTATTATATGGATTTAGTAGTGCTGGTAACTCAGGTTGGACTAGTGTAGAAGTCATTTCAGCCATTATTATTGGTATTATTACTCTTTCCTTATTTATTTGGCGTCAAATGACTGTAAAAAATCCTATGTTGGAATTTAGAGTGTTTCGATATAATATGTTTACACTTACAACGATCATTAATGCCATAATCACAATGGCCATGTTTGCTGGAATGATTCTAGTGCCAATTTATTTACAAAATATCCGCGGATTTACGCCACTTGAATCAGGGTTGCTATTGTTGCCTGGGGCGATTTTAATGGGAATTATGTCTCCGATTACAGGGTGGATTTTTGATAAAGTTGGTGCAAGATGGCTCTCTGTTATTGGTTTAGCAATCACTACCGTTACAACATGGGAATTCAGTGAACTGACAGATTCGACCACATATACATTTTTATTAGTCATATATACTGCTCGTATGTTCGGTATGTCAATGTTAATGATGCCAATTATGACAGCAGGGTTAAATCAGCTTCCACAACGATTAAATGCACATGGAACAGCTATGTCTAACACATTTAAGCAAATTTCCGGTGCACTTGGTACAGCCTTTCTTGTTACAGTGATGTCCAACCAGACAGAGAAACACGCAACTGAAATGGCAACAGCAGCTGGTGTAACACCTGAAGCTACAGAGCAAATGGGATATATTTTAAAAGAAGCAACTATCCAAGGAATCAATGATGCATTTGTCGTGGCAACTTACTTATCATTAATAGCTGTAATCCTTGCATTCTTTATTAAGAGAGTGGGACCAGCAGAAGAAGACGAAAAGCAAGAAGTGGTTAAAGAAAAAAGACCACAAAAGGTGGCACTAAATGAAGGTTAG
- a CDS encoding NupC/NupG family nucleoside CNT transporter encodes MNLLWGIFGILVVLCIAFLLSNGKKAINFRTIIGGLAIQIIFAFIVLKWEAGRTGLEWFTLRVQDIINYANEGISFLFGPLASGGEFGVVFAFQVLTVIIFFSSLISVLYYLGIMQWFIKIIGGGLSKLLGTSQSESISAAANIFVGQTEAPLVIRPYLAKMTKSELFAVMTGGLASVAGSVLVGYALLGVPLEYLLAASFMAAPAGLIMAKIMMPETERSSDSGFEISKDTDSVNVIDAAARGASDGLKLALNVGAMLLAFIALIALVNGILSGIGGIFGFETLSLEGILGILFSPIAFAVGVPWSEAVTAGSFIGQKLVLNEFVAYSAFAPQIDQLSDKTVMVVSFALCGFANLSSMAILLGGLGELAPNRRPDIARLGLRAVAAGMLASLLSAAIAGMFI; translated from the coding sequence ATGAATTTATTATGGGGAATATTCGGTATTTTAGTTGTTTTGTGTATTGCATTTCTTTTATCCAATGGAAAGAAAGCGATTAATTTTAGAACTATAATTGGTGGCTTAGCGATCCAGATTATTTTTGCATTTATCGTGTTGAAGTGGGAAGCGGGAAGAACTGGGCTGGAGTGGTTCACTTTAAGGGTCCAGGATATTATTAATTATGCAAATGAAGGAATTTCATTTCTTTTTGGTCCACTTGCAAGTGGCGGAGAATTTGGGGTAGTATTCGCTTTTCAAGTGTTAACAGTAATTATTTTCTTTTCATCATTAATTTCAGTCTTATATTATTTAGGCATTATGCAATGGTTTATAAAAATCATTGGTGGTGGTTTATCAAAGCTTCTAGGCACGAGTCAGTCAGAATCAATATCAGCGGCAGCAAATATTTTTGTTGGTCAAACGGAAGCACCACTTGTTATCCGACCATATTTAGCTAAAATGACGAAGTCTGAACTTTTTGCAGTAATGACGGGTGGACTTGCTTCTGTCGCAGGGTCTGTACTTGTTGGTTATGCACTTTTAGGTGTACCACTTGAATATCTACTTGCTGCAAGCTTTATGGCGGCACCTGCAGGATTAATTATGGCAAAAATAATGATGCCAGAGACAGAGCGATCATCCGACTCAGGTTTTGAAATCTCCAAAGATACAGATTCAGTAAATGTTATTGATGCAGCAGCTCGTGGTGCAAGCGACGGGTTAAAGCTTGCATTAAATGTTGGAGCGATGTTATTAGCATTTATTGCATTAATTGCTTTAGTTAATGGGATTTTAAGCGGTATAGGTGGAATATTTGGTTTTGAAACACTATCACTTGAGGGAATTTTAGGAATCCTGTTCTCTCCGATTGCTTTTGCTGTGGGTGTACCTTGGTCAGAAGCAGTTACCGCAGGTAGCTTTATTGGACAAAAGTTAGTATTAAATGAGTTTGTTGCTTATTCAGCATTTGCACCACAAATCGACCAATTGTCTGATAAAACAGTAATGGTTGTAAGCTTTGCACTATGTGGCTTTGCAAATCTAAGTTCTATGGCAATTCTTCTTGGTGGCTTAGGTGAACTAGCACCAAATCGCCGCCCTGATATTGCAAGATTAGGTCTCCGTGCAGTAGCAGCAGGAATGTTAGCTTCCTTATTAAGTGCAGCAATAGCAGGTATGTTTATTTAA
- a CDS encoding Na+/H+ antiporter NhaC family protein — MSTDRKGNPWALLPFVVFLIIFIGSGIVTGDFYKFPVIVAITIAAAVALAMNRKESFNQKVEIFCKGAGDTNIMLMVIIFLLAGAFSEVAKGMGAVDSTVNLALSVVPQNLLMVGIFIIACFISLSMGTSMGTIVALAPIGVGISEQTDISLALSMAAVIGGAMFGDNLSFISDTTIAAVRTQGTKMKDKFKVNFFIVLPAAIIACVILGFLTIGEQAVVTQHSYSWVKILPYIFVLITALAGVNVFLVLFIGVVFSGVIGLADGSYRLMDIIQQIGNGMSGMYEISFLAILIAGMVEVIKHNGGIDYLLYKVTRNIKSKRGAEFSIAGLVGLTDLSTANNTISIIITGPLAKNIADKYEIDPRKSASLLDVFSCCIQGLIPYGAQLLVAAGVANISPVSILQFSFYPLLIGVCGVISILIGYPRFERGRN; from the coding sequence ATGAGTACAGACAGAAAAGGGAATCCATGGGCTCTTTTGCCTTTTGTCGTGTTTTTAATAATCTTTATTGGCTCTGGAATCGTAACAGGAGATTTTTATAAGTTTCCTGTTATAGTGGCGATTACGATTGCAGCAGCTGTCGCTTTAGCAATGAATCGAAAAGAGTCTTTCAATCAGAAGGTTGAGATCTTTTGTAAGGGTGCCGGTGACACAAATATTATGTTAATGGTCATTATTTTCCTTTTAGCTGGTGCTTTTTCAGAAGTAGCAAAGGGAATGGGTGCGGTTGATTCAACTGTAAATCTTGCATTATCAGTTGTACCACAAAACTTATTAATGGTGGGTATATTCATTATCGCGTGTTTTATATCTCTATCTATGGGTACAAGTATGGGAACAATTGTAGCACTTGCACCAATAGGCGTTGGTATTAGTGAGCAGACTGATATTTCACTAGCACTTTCAATGGCTGCGGTTATTGGTGGTGCGATGTTTGGTGATAATTTGTCTTTTATTTCTGATACAACGATTGCTGCAGTGCGCACACAAGGTACAAAAATGAAAGATAAGTTTAAAGTGAACTTTTTCATTGTCTTACCGGCGGCAATAATTGCTTGTGTTATTCTGGGGTTTTTAACAATCGGAGAACAAGCAGTTGTCACACAGCATTCATATAGTTGGGTTAAAATTTTACCATATATCTTTGTGCTTATCACAGCGCTAGCAGGGGTCAATGTATTCCTCGTTCTTTTCATTGGAGTTGTTTTTTCAGGAGTTATTGGGTTAGCAGATGGTAGTTACCGCTTAATGGATATCATTCAACAAATAGGTAATGGGATGTCAGGGATGTATGAGATCTCTTTCCTAGCCATATTAATTGCAGGCATGGTGGAAGTGATTAAACATAATGGAGGTATTGATTATCTTCTTTATAAAGTGACACGCAATATTAAATCAAAAAGAGGGGCTGAATTTAGTATTGCTGGACTTGTTGGTTTAACAGATCTTTCAACAGCAAATAACACGATTTCCATTATCATCACTGGCCCGCTTGCTAAAAATATTGCTGATAAGTATGAGATTGATCCACGTAAATCAGCAAGCCTGTTAGATGTTTTTTCGTGCTGTATTCAAGGTTTAATCCCATATGGAGCACAATTACTTGTAGCTGCAGGAGTTGCAAATATATCACCAGTAAGTATTTTACAATTTTCATTTTATCCATTATTAATTGGAGTATGTGGAGTGATCTCAATTTTAATCGGTTATCCACGATTTGAGCGAGGTAGGAATTGA
- a CDS encoding TRM11 family SAM-dependent methyltransferase, whose amino-acid sequence MDNKDPKMNYVYTYSYPDDESSLCALEMRSFFGKESKSRVLESPVKVNPTRSPFIKERIEVRYEGESLQDLVKKVKSLQLVEETFKVIYVKNGGLAKTEKEGFERRRSVEREIGLHVKGEADFHNPDRLFGVMNVNGRWVFGDYAKSEAVWLKHQKKPHGYSTALNTRVARAVVNIAIPNPSGIKAIDPCCGIGTVLVEARSMGIDIVGSDRNYLILNGARENIEHFGLTGEVNLADIRDITNDYDVAIIDLPYNLCSVITDVEKLEMLESARRFAKKVVVVTIEPIDEVLRNAGFSIIDRAIAKKGSFIREVIVCK is encoded by the coding sequence TTGGACAATAAAGACCCAAAAATGAATTATGTATATACTTACTCCTATCCTGATGACGAAAGTTCTTTGTGTGCTTTGGAAATGCGCTCTTTTTTTGGAAAAGAGTCTAAGTCTAGAGTATTGGAAAGCCCAGTGAAGGTTAATCCCACGCGAAGCCCGTTTATTAAGGAAAGAATTGAAGTGAGATATGAGGGGGAAAGCCTTCAGGACCTTGTCAAAAAGGTAAAATCTCTACAATTAGTCGAGGAGACATTTAAAGTTATTTATGTGAAAAATGGAGGGCTTGCAAAAACTGAAAAAGAAGGCTTTGAGAGACGACGTTCAGTAGAGCGAGAGATTGGATTGCATGTCAAAGGTGAAGCGGATTTCCATAATCCAGATCGATTGTTTGGGGTCATGAATGTAAATGGACGATGGGTATTCGGTGACTACGCTAAAAGTGAGGCGGTTTGGCTCAAACATCAAAAGAAGCCTCATGGTTATTCCACTGCTCTCAATACTCGTGTTGCAAGGGCGGTAGTTAATATTGCCATTCCAAATCCAAGTGGAATAAAGGCAATCGACCCATGCTGTGGGATTGGGACAGTACTAGTTGAAGCCCGATCAATGGGGATTGATATAGTAGGAAGTGACCGAAATTACCTAATCCTGAATGGGGCACGAGAAAACATCGAACACTTTGGTCTAACTGGAGAAGTAAATTTAGCAGATATCAGAGATATAACTAATGACTATGATGTAGCGATTATTGATTTACCTTACAACTTGTGTTCTGTCATAACAGATGTAGAAAAACTGGAAATGCTCGAGAGTGCGCGGAGATTTGCAAAGAAAGTGGTAGTGGTAACGATCGAACCGATTGATGAGGTTTTAAGAAACGCAGGATTTTCCATTATTGATCGAGCTATCGCTAAAAAAGGGTCGTTTATCCGTGAAGTGATCGTATGTAAGTGA
- the ahpC gene encoding alkyl hydroperoxide reductase subunit C, translated as MSLIGKEVQPFNAQAYYNGDFIQVTEENLKGKWSVVCFYPADFTFVCPTELEDLQNQYATLKELGVEVYSVSTDTHFTHKAWHDHSEAIGKIEYVMIGDPSQKISRNFDVLNEEEGLADRGTFIIDPDGIVQAVEINAGGIGRDASTLVNKIKAAQYVRNNPGEVCPAKWQEGSATLKPSLDLVGKI; from the coding sequence ATGTCTCTAATTGGAAAAGAAGTACAACCATTCAACGCACAAGCTTATTATAACGGAGATTTTATCCAAGTTACTGAGGAAAACCTAAAAGGAAAGTGGAGCGTAGTTTGCTTTTATCCAGCAGACTTTACATTCGTATGCCCTACTGAGCTTGAAGACCTTCAAAATCAATACGCAACGCTAAAAGAACTTGGAGTTGAGGTATACTCTGTTTCAACTGATACTCATTTTACACATAAAGCATGGCATGATCACTCAGAAGCAATTGGCAAAATCGAATATGTTATGATTGGTGACCCTTCACAAAAAATCTCTCGCAACTTCGATGTATTAAACGAAGAAGAAGGTCTTGCTGATCGTGGAACTTTCATCATCGATCCAGACGGTATCGTTCAAGCTGTTGAAATCAATGCGGGTGGAATTGGCCGTGATGCAAGTACGCTTGTTAATAAAATTAAAGCAGCACAATATGTACGCAACAATCCAGGTGAAGTTTGCCCGGCAAAATGGCAAGAAGGTTCTGCAACATTAAAGCCAAGCCTTGACCTTGTAGGGAAAATTTAA
- the ahpF gene encoding alkyl hydroperoxide reductase subunit F — MILDADIKAQLAQYLELMEGNVLLKVSAGSDDVSRDMLALVDELATMSSKIKVENSELPKTPSFSVNRIGEDTGVTFAGIPLGHEFTSLVLALLQVSGRAPKVEQNVIDQIKSIKGEYHFESYISLSCHNCPDVVQALNLMSILNPGITHTMIDGAAFKEEVESKGIMAVPTVFLNGDSFGSGRMSLEEILAKVGSTPNASEFADKDPFDVLVVGGGPAGASAAIYAARKGIRTGIVAERFGGQIMDTVGIENFISMKYTEGPKLAASLEEHVKEYDIDVMNLQRAKRLEKNDLIEIELENGAVLKSKTVILSTGARWRNVGVPGEAEFKNKGVAYCPHCDGPLFAGKHVAVIGGGNSGIEAAIDLAGIVKHVTVLEFMPELKADSVLQERLYSLPNVTVLKNVQTKEITGTDKVNGVTYIDRETGAEQHIELAGVFVQIGLVPNTDWLGETIERTRIGEIVVDNHGATNIPGVFAAGDCTNNPYKQIIISMGSGATASLGAFDYLIRN, encoded by the coding sequence ATGATACTAGATGCAGATATTAAAGCACAATTAGCCCAATATCTTGAACTGATGGAAGGTAATGTGCTTCTCAAAGTTAGCGCAGGATCTGATGACGTTTCACGTGACATGTTGGCTTTAGTCGATGAATTAGCCACTATGTCATCAAAAATTAAAGTTGAGAACTCAGAATTACCAAAAACACCAAGCTTTAGTGTGAACCGTATCGGCGAAGACACTGGGGTAACTTTTGCTGGTATCCCTCTTGGACACGAATTTACTTCATTAGTACTTGCTTTACTGCAAGTGAGTGGAAGAGCTCCAAAGGTTGAACAAAACGTAATTGATCAAATTAAAAGTATTAAAGGTGAATATCACTTTGAATCTTACATCAGCCTAAGCTGTCACAACTGCCCTGATGTTGTACAAGCTCTGAACTTGATGAGCATTTTAAACCCTGGCATTACCCACACAATGATTGATGGTGCAGCGTTTAAAGAAGAGGTTGAAAGCAAAGGCATCATGGCTGTACCAACAGTGTTCCTCAATGGAGATTCCTTCGGTAGTGGTCGTATGTCACTAGAGGAGATCCTTGCTAAGGTAGGTAGTACTCCAAATGCTTCAGAGTTTGCCGATAAGGATCCATTTGATGTGCTTGTTGTTGGAGGCGGACCAGCGGGTGCGAGTGCAGCAATCTATGCAGCACGCAAAGGCATTCGTACAGGTATTGTCGCTGAACGCTTTGGCGGTCAAATCATGGACACGGTGGGCATTGAAAACTTTATTAGTATGAAATACACTGAAGGTCCTAAACTTGCTGCAAGCCTTGAAGAACATGTGAAAGAGTACGACATTGATGTCATGAACTTGCAGCGTGCCAAACGCTTAGAAAAGAATGACCTCATTGAAATTGAATTGGAAAATGGTGCAGTTCTTAAAAGTAAAACCGTGATCCTTTCAACAGGTGCTCGTTGGCGAAATGTTGGTGTACCTGGCGAAGCTGAATTTAAGAATAAAGGTGTAGCATACTGTCCTCACTGTGATGGTCCATTGTTTGCTGGAAAACACGTTGCTGTTATTGGTGGCGGTAATTCTGGTATTGAAGCGGCAATTGATCTTGCAGGAATTGTGAAGCATGTTACAGTTCTCGAATTTATGCCAGAACTTAAAGCTGATTCTGTTCTACAAGAACGTTTATACAGTCTGCCTAATGTAACGGTCCTAAAAAATGTTCAAACAAAAGAAATTACCGGTACCGACAAGGTAAACGGTGTTACCTATATTGATCGTGAAACAGGGGCTGAGCAGCATATTGAATTAGCTGGAGTATTTGTTCAAATCGGTTTAGTACCAAATACCGATTGGTTAGGTGAAACGATTGAACGTACGAGAATCGGTGAGATTGTAGTAGATAATCACGGAGCAACAAACATTCCAGGAGTATTTGCTGCAGGTGACTGCACGAATAATCCATATAAGCAAATCATTATTTCGATGGGATCAGGCGCGACTGCATCATTAGGTGCATTTGACTATCTTATCCGTAATTAA
- a CDS encoding GntR family transcriptional regulator, whose protein sequence is MTESSEFLYPAKWLAKASAGTRVTSELRMRIISGMIESGTILSENKLAADFTVSRSPVREALKILASENMIRLERMGAVVIGITQKEIKEIYDVRLLIESFVFERLVKMDINELVMELSKILEMMKVAIKYQDADEFAYQDVLFHETIIKAINHSYIQMIWDNLKPVMEGFILLSMRVRFKEKYEDFTRILKNHELYIEAIKTKDRARMVESLHQNFDDVQGKVEDLWMSQQMLSKGVEHEND, encoded by the coding sequence ATGACTGAATCTAGCGAATTTCTATACCCTGCAAAATGGCTTGCAAAAGCTTCTGCTGGTACTCGGGTAACATCTGAGCTTAGAATGAGAATTATTTCAGGTATGATTGAAAGCGGAACCATTTTATCTGAAAATAAATTAGCTGCAGATTTTACTGTAAGTCGGTCACCCGTTCGTGAAGCGTTAAAAATACTTGCTTCCGAAAATATGATACGTTTAGAAAGAATGGGTGCAGTTGTCATTGGTATAACCCAAAAAGAGATTAAGGAAATTTATGATGTACGTTTACTTATAGAATCGTTTGTATTTGAACGGCTTGTAAAGATGGACATAAATGAATTAGTAATGGAACTTAGTAAAATACTTGAAATGATGAAGGTCGCGATAAAATACCAGGATGCCGATGAATTCGCATATCAGGATGTCCTATTCCATGAAACAATTATAAAAGCAATTAATCATTCCTATATCCAAATGATTTGGGATAATTTAAAACCTGTTATGGAAGGCTTCATTCTTTTATCCATGCGCGTCCGTTTTAAAGAAAAGTATGAAGACTTTACACGGATTTTGAAAAATCATGAGCTGTATATTGAAGCGATAAAAACAAAAGATAGGGCCCGAATGGTTGAGTCCTTACACCAAAACTTTGATGATGTTCAAGGAAAAGTAGAAGACCTATGGATGTCACAACAAATGTTATCTAAAGGAGTAGAGCATGAAAATGACTAG